In the Paenibacillus sp. FSL H7-0357 genome, one interval contains:
- the rsmI gene encoding 16S rRNA (cytidine(1402)-2'-O)-methyltransferase: MTITCQSSFQNNNDGIKPPGCGCLYLVATPIGNLEDMTYRAVRTLKECDIIAAEDTRQTRKLLSHFEITPSMLFSYHEHNKAASGPELIRYIIEGKNLALVSDAGLPAISDPGADLVALAVSHHIPVIPIPGANAALSALIASGLPTTSFTFVGFLPRERKDIRSVLSAVRSVQGTLLFYESPHRVAKTLVHLQEAFGNRRVVLARELTKRYEEFLRGTIEECSAWLAEHPPLGEYVIVVEGESKEEAEIAESSWWRELSIELHVAHYENAGMARKEAMKKAAADRGLAKRDIYNALLDRE; the protein is encoded by the coding sequence ATGACTATAACGTGCCAAAGCAGCTTTCAAAATAACAATGATGGAATTAAACCGCCAGGATGCGGTTGTCTTTATCTGGTCGCTACGCCAATCGGCAATCTGGAGGATATGACTTACCGTGCGGTCCGCACTTTAAAAGAATGTGATATTATTGCCGCCGAGGATACAAGACAGACACGTAAGTTACTGAGCCATTTTGAAATTACGCCTTCCATGCTGTTCAGCTATCATGAGCATAATAAGGCTGCCAGTGGACCGGAACTGATCCGCTATATAATAGAAGGTAAAAATTTGGCGCTTGTCAGCGACGCCGGTCTGCCGGCGATTTCCGACCCTGGAGCAGATCTTGTAGCACTGGCCGTCAGCCACCATATTCCGGTCATTCCGATCCCCGGAGCTAACGCGGCTTTGTCAGCTTTGATCGCCTCCGGCTTGCCGACCACAAGCTTTACCTTTGTCGGGTTCCTGCCCAGGGAGCGTAAGGATATCCGTAGTGTATTATCCGCTGTTCGTTCTGTGCAGGGGACTTTGCTGTTCTATGAATCTCCGCACCGGGTAGCCAAAACCTTGGTTCATCTGCAGGAGGCGTTCGGCAACCGCCGGGTAGTGCTGGCCCGTGAACTGACAAAACGTTATGAGGAGTTTCTGCGCGGAACGATTGAGGAATGTTCTGCTTGGCTGGCCGAACATCCGCCGCTTGGCGAATATGTAATCGTGGTTGAAGGGGAAAGCAAAGAAGAGGCTGAGATTGCTGAATCCTCCTGGTGGCGTGAGCTCAGCATTGAGCTGCATGTCGCTCACTATGAAAACGCAGGAATGGCACGGAAGGAAGCTATGAAAAAAGCCGCCGCAGACCGTGGCTTGGCCAAACGCGATATTTACAATGCATTGTTGGACAGGGAGTAA
- a CDS encoding AbrB/MazE/SpoVT family DNA-binding domain-containing protein, whose protein sequence is MMKSTGIVRKVDELGRVVIPIELRRTLGIGEKDALEIYVDGERIMLKKYEPACIFCGNAENVTYFKGKIVCHECISAIPTPVTN, encoded by the coding sequence ATGATGAAATCAACAGGAATTGTAAGAAAAGTAGATGAGCTTGGACGGGTTGTTATTCCGATCGAATTGCGCCGTACACTGGGCATTGGAGAAAAAGATGCGCTCGAAATTTACGTGGACGGTGAGCGGATCATGCTTAAAAAATACGAGCCAGCTTGCATTTTCTGCGGCAATGCTGAGAATGTAACCTATTTCAAAGGAAAAATTGTTTGTCATGAATGCATTTCTGCTATCCCTACCCCTGTGACAAACTAG
- a CDS encoding HD domain-containing protein, protein MKQPLTEEKVFKDPVHNYIHVQDTIIWRLINTKEFQRLRRIRQLGTSYLTFHGAEHSRFSHSLGVYEITRRIISQFERSGYKDWMPDESLLTLCAALLHDLGHGPFSHSIEEAFEMNHEDWTCRIILEDTEITAILRDVAEDFPGKVASVISKTYEHEIVVNLVSGPLDADRMDYLLRDAYYTGVNYGTIDIDRILRMLRPYHGRVVVKESGMHAIEDYLMSRYQMYWQVYFHPVTRSSEIILRQIFRRAKELYQSGYEFRFMIDPLGDLFRGEVTVEQYLLLDEAMIQTAFMQWTLEKDELLSDLCSRFIHRKLYKYVEMENLDSETIDEIRRSFAVAGLDADYDLEIDFPTDLPYDVFRPGQGFDSKQILLLDRHDKLREISEVSDIVRSISGIHRGRYHLYFPQDKLQKALPFLPSSIAEIFAK, encoded by the coding sequence ATGAAGCAACCGCTGACAGAAGAGAAGGTTTTCAAAGATCCGGTTCATAACTATATTCACGTGCAGGACACAATTATCTGGCGATTGATCAACACTAAGGAATTTCAGCGTCTGCGGCGTATCCGTCAGCTTGGCACCTCCTATCTAACCTTTCATGGTGCAGAGCATAGCCGATTTTCACATTCCCTTGGTGTCTACGAAATTACACGCCGTATCATTTCGCAGTTCGAGCGAAGCGGGTATAAGGATTGGATGCCGGACGAGAGCCTGCTCACTCTATGTGCAGCGCTGCTGCATGATTTGGGGCATGGCCCGTTCTCCCATTCTATAGAAGAAGCCTTTGAAATGAACCATGAAGACTGGACCTGCCGGATCATTCTGGAGGACACGGAGATCACCGCAATTCTGCGGGATGTGGCAGAGGATTTTCCCGGCAAGGTAGCTTCGGTAATCTCCAAAACTTATGAGCATGAAATTGTAGTCAACTTGGTTTCCGGCCCTCTGGATGCTGACCGCATGGATTATCTGCTCCGCGATGCATACTATACGGGAGTAAACTATGGGACGATCGATATTGACAGGATCCTAAGAATGCTGCGCCCATACCATGGAAGGGTAGTGGTTAAGGAATCAGGGATGCACGCCATCGAGGATTACTTAATGTCGCGCTATCAAATGTACTGGCAGGTATATTTTCACCCGGTCACACGCAGTTCCGAAATCATTTTGCGGCAAATTTTCCGCAGAGCCAAAGAGCTGTACCAGAGCGGTTATGAATTCCGGTTCATGATTGATCCTTTAGGTGATTTGTTCCGCGGAGAGGTTACGGTGGAACAATATCTGCTGCTGGACGAAGCTATGATCCAGACCGCCTTCATGCAGTGGACTTTGGAGAAGGATGAATTGTTAAGCGACTTGTGCAGCCGGTTTATTCATCGTAAACTGTATAAATATGTAGAGATGGAGAACCTTGATTCCGAGACGATTGACGAAATACGCCGCAGCTTTGCCGTGGCAGGGCTAGATGCCGATTATGATCTGGAAATTGATTTTCCGACAGATTTGCCCTATGATGTGTTTCGTCCGGGACAAGGCTTTGACAGCAAGCAAATTCTGCTGCTTGACCGCCATGACAAACTGAGGGAGATCTCTGAAGTTTCAGATATCGTACGCTCCATCAGCGGAATTCACCGCGGCCGTTATCACCTGTATTTTCCACAGGATAAGCTGCAGAAAGCCCTTCCATTTCTGCCTTCTTCTATCGCAGAAATCTTTGCAAAGTAA
- a CDS encoding TatD family hydrolase — protein MQLFDTHTHLDAPQFDEDREKVIANALEAGVTKMINIGFNRETIPTTMKLAETYDYIYAAVGWHPQDAIDMRDGDLEWIASLCSHKKVVAIGEIGLDYYWDTSPKEVQHEVFRKQIGLARELKMPICIHNRDAHEDVVRILREEKADEIGGVMHSFSGSWEIAKMCLDLGFHLSFGGPITFKNARVPKEVLAQTPLDRLLIETDSPYLTPHPFRGKRNESAHVRLVAEAAAEIKGIDLQELAEITYANALERFGIV, from the coding sequence ATGCAATTGTTCGACACGCACACCCATCTGGATGCTCCACAATTCGACGAGGACCGCGAAAAGGTAATCGCCAATGCGCTCGAGGCAGGAGTTACCAAAATGATTAATATTGGCTTTAACAGGGAAACAATCCCAACAACCATGAAGCTTGCTGAAACCTATGATTATATCTATGCAGCCGTCGGCTGGCATCCGCAGGATGCCATAGACATGAGGGACGGGGATCTCGAGTGGATTGCCTCACTGTGCAGTCATAAAAAAGTAGTTGCCATCGGAGAAATTGGGTTGGATTACTACTGGGATACCTCTCCTAAAGAGGTACAGCATGAAGTGTTCCGCAAACAAATCGGACTGGCCCGTGAACTGAAAATGCCGATTTGCATTCATAACCGTGATGCTCATGAAGATGTGGTGCGGATTCTTCGTGAAGAGAAGGCTGATGAAATAGGCGGAGTGATGCACTCCTTCTCCGGCAGCTGGGAAATAGCCAAAATGTGCCTGGATTTAGGCTTTCACCTATCCTTCGGCGGCCCGATTACATTCAAGAACGCCAGAGTGCCAAAAGAGGTGCTGGCCCAGACTCCGCTGGACCGATTGCTGATTGAAACGGACTCGCCTTATTTGACACCGCACCCTTTCCGGGGCAAGCGAAATGAGAGCGCACATGTGAGATTAGTAGCAGAGGCTGCCGCGGAAATAAAAGGGATTGATTTACAGGAATTGGCGGAAATTACGTATGCGAACGCACTGGAACGATTTGGGATTGTCTGA
- a CDS encoding 3D domain-containing protein, translated as MGVFQPEVSHDSQSSSRSFALRWKQVNPRLLSLAGAVSIVIALLILLYVHGQSKKEIFLVIDGKAQTLETREALLSDVLAKEQISLQPHDELSIGLSDEIQDGDRVVINRAQKFSLTADGATKTLYTTEDTIGDAISKLGLSLESSDKIYPSLDTTVSAGMEIKIVRINKQIVERKQNLPFQVIKTSDPSLTKGTVKVAQLGAPGVMVQHIEKVYQDGELVSMRMIGKEVQTVTKHKIVYVGTKPLPKPVVAAVTTSKKSTASKTTKVSAKSSNVVHKAGVDFQYKKMIKNVSMTAYSSEEPGIGTRTASGTRVTEGRTIAVDPNVIPIGWWVYIEGLGFRRAEDTGGAIKGNKLDVYYDSLSHARNFGRKSRTIYVIGPVKPELN; from the coding sequence GTGGGCGTATTCCAACCAGAAGTATCCCATGATTCGCAATCATCCAGCAGGTCTTTCGCATTACGGTGGAAGCAAGTGAATCCTCGCTTACTTTCGCTTGCAGGTGCGGTATCAATCGTTATCGCGCTGCTCATTCTGCTGTACGTACACGGTCAGAGCAAGAAAGAGATATTTTTAGTTATAGACGGGAAAGCACAGACGCTGGAAACGCGCGAAGCGCTGCTCAGTGATGTGCTGGCTAAGGAACAAATTTCGCTGCAGCCGCATGATGAATTATCTATTGGCCTTAGTGATGAGATACAGGACGGCGACCGTGTCGTGATCAATCGTGCGCAGAAGTTTAGTCTCACTGCGGATGGAGCAACAAAAACGCTGTACACCACCGAAGACACTATCGGTGACGCCATTAGCAAACTGGGTTTAAGCCTGGAGAGCAGTGACAAGATATACCCTTCGCTTGACACCACAGTATCGGCCGGCATGGAAATTAAAATTGTCCGCATCAACAAGCAGATTGTGGAGCGGAAGCAAAATTTGCCATTCCAGGTCATTAAGACCTCAGATCCTTCCCTGACCAAGGGGACCGTAAAAGTGGCACAGTTAGGCGCACCAGGCGTCATGGTCCAGCATATCGAGAAGGTCTACCAAGATGGAGAACTGGTCTCTATGCGCATGATTGGCAAGGAAGTACAGACGGTTACCAAACATAAAATTGTTTATGTTGGTACGAAGCCCCTGCCAAAGCCCGTTGTAGCTGCTGTGACAACTTCCAAAAAAAGTACGGCATCCAAAACAACCAAAGTTTCCGCAAAAAGCAGTAACGTCGTGCACAAGGCAGGCGTAGATTTCCAATACAAGAAGATGATCAAAAATGTGTCGATGACAGCCTATTCTTCAGAAGAACCAGGCATTGGGACCCGCACGGCTTCTGGCACACGTGTAACAGAAGGCCGGACAATAGCTGTGGACCCGAATGTAATTCCTATCGGCTGGTGGGTGTACATTGAGGGATTAGGGTTTCGCCGAGCAGAGGATACCGGCGGTGCCATCAAAGGCAACAAGTTAGATGTTTATTACGATTCACTGAGCCATGCCCGTAATTTCGGCCGCAAGTCCCGGACTATTTATGTGATCGGTCCAGTGAAGCCGGAGCTGAATTAA
- the rnmV gene encoding ribonuclease M5, whose product MIKELIVVEGKSDTVAVKRAVEADTIETGGSAVDRKVIAKIALAMERRGVIILTDPDHAGERIRKIVSSKVPGCKHAFIPEKDATRKGDIGVENASPEAIRHALQHVHTSFEGAPALIGLEDLMAAGMLVHSRAAERRMALGNLLGIGYCNGKQLYKRLAMFGITREEFSGALAQIDQGGITS is encoded by the coding sequence ATGATTAAGGAATTAATTGTGGTGGAAGGCAAGAGTGATACGGTTGCCGTCAAGCGGGCGGTGGAGGCCGATACGATAGAGACTGGCGGTTCAGCGGTAGACCGCAAGGTTATCGCCAAGATAGCGCTGGCAATGGAACGCAGAGGCGTGATCATCCTTACGGATCCCGATCATGCCGGCGAACGCATCCGCAAGATTGTTTCCTCCAAGGTGCCAGGCTGCAAGCATGCATTCATCCCGGAGAAGGATGCTACACGCAAAGGGGATATCGGTGTTGAGAATGCATCACCGGAAGCGATCCGTCATGCGCTGCAGCATGTACATACCTCCTTTGAAGGAGCCCCTGCCCTAATTGGGCTGGAGGATCTTATGGCGGCGGGCATGCTGGTGCATTCGCGAGCGGCTGAGCGCAGGATGGCGCTGGGCAACCTGCTTGGCATCGGGTATTGTAACGGCAAACAGCTATACAAGCGGCTGGCTATGTTTGGCATCACGCGGGAAGAATTCTCCGGAGCTCTCGCACAAATTGATCAGGGAGGCATTACTTCATGA
- the rsmA gene encoding 16S rRNA (adenine(1518)-N(6)/adenine(1519)-N(6))-dimethyltransferase RsmA, with amino-acid sequence MSGNNKISSPVRTKEIIQRYGFSFKKSLGQNFLIDQNILDKIVDAAELTDSAGALEIGPGIGALTERLAMAAGAVTAVEIDRRLIPILRDVLSPYPHVKIRNDDVLKVNLQELFTEDFATVDKVSVVANLPYYVTTPILMKLLEEKLPLDNIVVMIQKEVAERMAASPGGKEYGSLSIAVQYYSEPELVCIVPRTVFIPQPNVESAVIRLKVRERPPVDVADEKHFFEVVQASFTQRRKTIANNLKARFFPGEGRERLEALLAEAGIEPTRRGETLSIAEYARLSAVLLAAGIA; translated from the coding sequence ATGAGTGGCAATAACAAGATCTCATCGCCAGTACGGACCAAAGAAATTATTCAGCGCTACGGTTTTTCGTTCAAAAAAAGTCTGGGACAGAACTTTCTGATCGACCAGAATATCCTTGATAAAATAGTGGACGCAGCAGAATTAACTGACTCTGCGGGCGCCCTGGAGATTGGCCCGGGTATCGGAGCGCTTACTGAACGGCTGGCCATGGCTGCGGGTGCGGTGACTGCTGTAGAGATCGACCGCAGACTGATTCCGATTCTGCGGGATGTATTGTCTCCGTACCCGCATGTCAAAATCCGCAATGATGATGTGCTGAAGGTAAACCTGCAGGAACTGTTCACAGAGGATTTTGCAACCGTCGACAAAGTAAGTGTGGTTGCCAACCTGCCGTATTATGTGACAACCCCCATACTGATGAAACTGCTGGAGGAGAAACTTCCGCTGGATAATATCGTGGTAATGATCCAGAAGGAGGTTGCTGAGCGTATGGCGGCTTCTCCGGGCGGCAAAGAATATGGAAGCCTCAGCATAGCCGTGCAGTACTACAGTGAGCCTGAGCTGGTCTGTATTGTGCCGCGTACGGTCTTCATCCCGCAGCCGAATGTGGAATCTGCTGTAATCCGGCTGAAGGTCAGAGAACGTCCTCCAGTTGATGTGGCTGATGAGAAGCATTTCTTTGAAGTGGTCCAGGCTTCCTTCACCCAGCGGCGCAAGACAATAGCGAACAATCTCAAGGCCCGCTTCTTCCCGGGAGAAGGCCGTGAGCGCCTGGAGGCGCTGCTGGCTGAGGCTGGCATAGAACCAACCCGCCGCGGGGAGACGCTGAGTATTGCGGAGTACGCCCGGCTTAGCGCTGTGCTGCTGGCGGCAGG